One genomic region from Tripterygium wilfordii isolate XIE 37 chromosome 20, ASM1340144v1, whole genome shotgun sequence encodes:
- the LOC119987372 gene encoding kinase-interacting family protein-like isoform X1, translated as MMEKAASNQSLQPSSKHPWDVPALADLDERLKAMLITAFEEEDNAGDTFAERAEWYYEKRPQLLALLKDLYNGYITLLNSCSRSQSTLSRHPSQVLAIDHICHIREEEYDAEASQIDSDAECSLSYQQPISAQNHSIDDIVADLVIENMKNDLLKDQLNDMDTLCHEALRKIDLLKKLLELLESERMVLLNENAGLRYRVSALLEENEGLLSESMFMKRRAAEMARCVLKMREDHRVCMLNQKIDNLQEQIYGLEKKNKEYYQQLVKRHRTDKEERSSNLKGNGKSIGVPGEALGSEGYFHFEVTKRDEDNGGKKEVSWWKRVKTMNFFICGLHQSYTF; from the exons A TGATGGAAAAGGCTGCATCAAATCAATCTCTTCAACCTTCTTCCAAGCATCCATGGGATGTACCTGCTCTTGCTG ATTTGGATGAGAGATTGAAAGCAATGCTTATTACTGCATTCGAAGAAGAGGACAATGCCGGTGATACCTTTGCTGAACGAGCAGAATGGTACTACGAGAAGCGCCCTCAGCTTCTCGCTCTCCTCAAGGACTTGTACAACGGATACATCACTTTGTTGAACAGTTGCAGCCGAAGTCAAAGCACACTCAGCAGGCACCCTTCTCAGGTCCTGGCAATTGATCACATATGCCACATTCGAGAGGAAGAATATGATGCCGAGGCCAGCCAAATTGACTCGGATGCTGAATGCTCTCTCTCTTATCAACAGCCAATTTCTGCGCAAAATCACAGCATTGACGACATTGTTGCAGATCTTGTGATCGAGAACATGAAGAATGATTTATTAAAGGACCAATTAAATGACATGGACACATTATGCCATGAGGCGTTGAGGAAGATAGATCTGTTAAAGAAATTACTTGAGCTGTTAGAATCTGAGAGGATGGTGTTACTGAATGAGAATGCAGGGTTAAGGTACAGGGTGTCAGCTCTTTTGGAGGAGAATGAAGGGTTGTTGTCTGAGTCAATGTTTATGAAGAGAAGAGCAGCAGAGATGGCCAGGTGTGTGCTAAAGATGAGGGAGGATCACAGAGTGTGTATGCTCAATCAGAAGATTGATAATCTGCAAGAGCAAATATACGGGTTGGAAAAGAAGAACAAGGAGTATTATCAGCAGCTGGTGAAGAGGCACCGGACTGACAAAGAAGAGAGAAGCAGCAATTTGAAGGGGAATGGGAAGAGCATTGGAGTTCCCGGGGAAGCTTTAGGTTCTGAGGGTTATTTCCATTTTGAGGTCACGAAGAGGGACGAAGATAATGGTGGAAAGAAAGAGGTCAGTTGGTGGAAAAGGGTTAAGACCATGAATTTCTTTATCTGTGGCCTACACCAAAGTTACACTTTTTAA
- the LOC119987372 gene encoding kinase-interacting family protein-like isoform X2 — protein sequence MEKAASNQSLQPSSKHPWDVPALADLDERLKAMLITAFEEEDNAGDTFAERAEWYYEKRPQLLALLKDLYNGYITLLNSCSRSQSTLSRHPSQVLAIDHICHIREEEYDAEASQIDSDAECSLSYQQPISAQNHSIDDIVADLVIENMKNDLLKDQLNDMDTLCHEALRKIDLLKKLLELLESERMVLLNENAGLRYRVSALLEENEGLLSESMFMKRRAAEMARCVLKMREDHRVCMLNQKIDNLQEQIYGLEKKNKEYYQQLVKRHRTDKEERSSNLKGNGKSIGVPGEALGSEGYFHFEVTKRDEDNGGKKEVSWWKRVKTMNFFICGLHQSYTF from the exons ATGGAAAAGGCTGCATCAAATCAATCTCTTCAACCTTCTTCCAAGCATCCATGGGATGTACCTGCTCTTGCTG ATTTGGATGAGAGATTGAAAGCAATGCTTATTACTGCATTCGAAGAAGAGGACAATGCCGGTGATACCTTTGCTGAACGAGCAGAATGGTACTACGAGAAGCGCCCTCAGCTTCTCGCTCTCCTCAAGGACTTGTACAACGGATACATCACTTTGTTGAACAGTTGCAGCCGAAGTCAAAGCACACTCAGCAGGCACCCTTCTCAGGTCCTGGCAATTGATCACATATGCCACATTCGAGAGGAAGAATATGATGCCGAGGCCAGCCAAATTGACTCGGATGCTGAATGCTCTCTCTCTTATCAACAGCCAATTTCTGCGCAAAATCACAGCATTGACGACATTGTTGCAGATCTTGTGATCGAGAACATGAAGAATGATTTATTAAAGGACCAATTAAATGACATGGACACATTATGCCATGAGGCGTTGAGGAAGATAGATCTGTTAAAGAAATTACTTGAGCTGTTAGAATCTGAGAGGATGGTGTTACTGAATGAGAATGCAGGGTTAAGGTACAGGGTGTCAGCTCTTTTGGAGGAGAATGAAGGGTTGTTGTCTGAGTCAATGTTTATGAAGAGAAGAGCAGCAGAGATGGCCAGGTGTGTGCTAAAGATGAGGGAGGATCACAGAGTGTGTATGCTCAATCAGAAGATTGATAATCTGCAAGAGCAAATATACGGGTTGGAAAAGAAGAACAAGGAGTATTATCAGCAGCTGGTGAAGAGGCACCGGACTGACAAAGAAGAGAGAAGCAGCAATTTGAAGGGGAATGGGAAGAGCATTGGAGTTCCCGGGGAAGCTTTAGGTTCTGAGGGTTATTTCCATTTTGAGGTCACGAAGAGGGACGAAGATAATGGTGGAAAGAAAGAGGTCAGTTGGTGGAAAAGGGTTAAGACCATGAATTTCTTTATCTGTGGCCTACACCAAAGTTACACTTTTTAA
- the LOC119987372 gene encoding kinase-interacting family protein-like isoform X3 produces MLITAFEEEDNAGDTFAERAEWYYEKRPQLLALLKDLYNGYITLLNSCSRSQSTLSRHPSQVLAIDHICHIREEEYDAEASQIDSDAECSLSYQQPISAQNHSIDDIVADLVIENMKNDLLKDQLNDMDTLCHEALRKIDLLKKLLELLESERMVLLNENAGLRYRVSALLEENEGLLSESMFMKRRAAEMARCVLKMREDHRVCMLNQKIDNLQEQIYGLEKKNKEYYQQLVKRHRTDKEERSSNLKGNGKSIGVPGEALGSEGYFHFEVTKRDEDNGGKKEVSWWKRVKTMNFFICGLHQSYTF; encoded by the coding sequence ATGCTTATTACTGCATTCGAAGAAGAGGACAATGCCGGTGATACCTTTGCTGAACGAGCAGAATGGTACTACGAGAAGCGCCCTCAGCTTCTCGCTCTCCTCAAGGACTTGTACAACGGATACATCACTTTGTTGAACAGTTGCAGCCGAAGTCAAAGCACACTCAGCAGGCACCCTTCTCAGGTCCTGGCAATTGATCACATATGCCACATTCGAGAGGAAGAATATGATGCCGAGGCCAGCCAAATTGACTCGGATGCTGAATGCTCTCTCTCTTATCAACAGCCAATTTCTGCGCAAAATCACAGCATTGACGACATTGTTGCAGATCTTGTGATCGAGAACATGAAGAATGATTTATTAAAGGACCAATTAAATGACATGGACACATTATGCCATGAGGCGTTGAGGAAGATAGATCTGTTAAAGAAATTACTTGAGCTGTTAGAATCTGAGAGGATGGTGTTACTGAATGAGAATGCAGGGTTAAGGTACAGGGTGTCAGCTCTTTTGGAGGAGAATGAAGGGTTGTTGTCTGAGTCAATGTTTATGAAGAGAAGAGCAGCAGAGATGGCCAGGTGTGTGCTAAAGATGAGGGAGGATCACAGAGTGTGTATGCTCAATCAGAAGATTGATAATCTGCAAGAGCAAATATACGGGTTGGAAAAGAAGAACAAGGAGTATTATCAGCAGCTGGTGAAGAGGCACCGGACTGACAAAGAAGAGAGAAGCAGCAATTTGAAGGGGAATGGGAAGAGCATTGGAGTTCCCGGGGAAGCTTTAGGTTCTGAGGGTTATTTCCATTTTGAGGTCACGAAGAGGGACGAAGATAATGGTGGAAAGAAAGAGGTCAGTTGGTGGAAAAGGGTTAAGACCATGAATTTCTTTATCTGTGGCCTACACCAAAGTTACACTTTTTAA